The proteins below are encoded in one region of Helianthus annuus cultivar XRQ/B chromosome 2, HanXRQr2.0-SUNRISE, whole genome shotgun sequence:
- the LOC110907862 gene encoding polygalacturonase translates to MVLLFLVFRLSSAKVTYNVQSFGAKPDGRSDSKNAFLKAWNLSCNSTSPASIYVPAGRYLIASALTFSGQGCKSRAITFNIAGTLVAPSSYNAIGNAQVWIKFYIVKNVTINGGTLDAQGSSLWACKTSGKTCPKGSTTLGFYHSQNIVISKLRSLNSQMFHMLLYSCKNAKIQGVSIVAPGLSPNTDGIHLTYSTGITILSSKISTGDDCVSIGPGNSNIWIEKVVCGPGHGISIGSLGWEREEPGVQNVSVKTTTFVGTTNGLRIKAWARSSNGFVNGVYFKGATMMNVKFPIIIDGNYCPNNENCPNEASGVRISNVVYENVQGTSATRVAVKFDCSKGNPCRGIVLKDVDLKFGGQPANSSCSYAAGTASGLLQPTSCL, encoded by the exons ATGGTCTTACTTTTTCTAGTTTTTCGGTTATCATCCGCAAAGGTTACATACAATGTCCAAAGTTTTGGAGCCAAGCCAGACGGCCGCTCAGACTCAAAGAACGCGTTCTTGAAAGCATGGAATTTGTCATGTAACTCTACCAGTCCCGCTAGCATTTATGTGCCAGCTGGCAGGTACTTGATTGCCTCGGCGCTTACATTCTCTGGTCAAGGATGTAAGAGCCGAGCCATCACATTCAACATAGCTGGTACCTTGGTGGCACCATCTAGTTATAACGCTATTGGCAACGCGCAAGTCTGGATCAAGTTCTACATAGTTAAGAATGTTACCATAAACGGTGGGACCCTTGATGCCCAAGGATCTTCTCTATGGGCCTGCAAAACATCTGGAAAAACATGTCCTAAAGGATCTACG ACACTTGGCTTCTACCATTCCCAAAACATAGTGATCAGTAAGTTAAGGTCGTTAAACAGCCAAATGTTTCACATGTTGCTCTATAGTTGCAAGAACGCGAAAATACAAGGAGTTAGCATCGTAGCACCTGGGCTCAGCCCAAACACAGATGGCATCCATTTAACATATTCCACAGGAATCACCATTTTGAGCTCTAAAATCTCAACAGGCGACGACTGCGTCTCGATAGGCCCAGGAAACTCTAATATCTGGATAGAAAAGGTGGTTTGTGGACCCGGTCACGGCATAAG CATTGGGAGTCTAGGGTGGGAACGAGAAGAACCAGGTGTCCAGAATGTATCCGTAAAAACTACCACATTCGTAGGTACAACGAACGGGCTGAGGATAAAAGCATGGGCAAGGAGTAGCAATGGGTTCGTTAACGGTGTTTATTTCAAGGGAGCAACGATGATGAACGTTAAGTTCCCGATCATCATAGACGGAAATTATTGTCCCAATAATGAGAACTGTCCCAATGAGGCTTCAGGAGTAAGGATCAGCAACGTGGTGTACGAAAACGTGCAGGGAACATCAGCAACACGCGTGGCAGTGAAGTTTGATTGCAGCAAGGGGAATCCGTGTCGTGGAATTGTATTAAAGGATGTTGACCTTAAATTTGGAGGTCAACCAGCGAATTCGTCTTGCTCGTATGCTGCAGGCACTGCTTCTGGATTACTTCAACCTACAAGTTGCCTGTAA